A portion of the Bacillus thuringiensis genome contains these proteins:
- the glpX gene encoding class II fructose-bisphosphatase has product MERSLSMELVRVTEAAALSSARWMGRGKKDEADGAATSAMRDVFDTIPMKGTVVIGEGEMDEAPMLYIGEKLGTGYGPRVDVAVDPLEGTNIVAAGGWNALAVIAIADHGNLLHAPDMYMDKIAVGPEAVGAVDIDAPIIDNLRAVAKAKNKDIEDVVATVLNRPRHQEIIEEIRKAGARIKLINDGDVAGAINTAFDRTGVDILFGSGGAPEGVLAAVALKCLGGEIHGKLLPQNDTELARCKKMGIEDINRILRMEDLVKGDDAIFAATGVTDGELLRGVQFKGSVGTTQSLVMRAKSGTVRFVDGRHSLNKKPNLVIK; this is encoded by the coding sequence GTGGAAAGAAGTTTATCTATGGAGTTAGTACGTGTAACAGAGGCTGCAGCATTATCATCAGCGCGTTGGATGGGGCGCGGGAAAAAGGATGAAGCAGACGGTGCAGCAACATCAGCTATGCGTGATGTATTTGATACAATTCCGATGAAAGGTACAGTTGTAATTGGTGAAGGTGAGATGGATGAAGCACCAATGCTATATATCGGAGAGAAATTAGGTACAGGATATGGACCACGTGTAGACGTTGCGGTTGATCCTTTAGAAGGGACAAACATCGTAGCAGCTGGTGGCTGGAATGCTCTTGCTGTTATTGCAATTGCAGACCACGGTAATTTGTTACATGCTCCTGACATGTACATGGATAAAATCGCAGTTGGCCCAGAAGCAGTTGGGGCGGTCGACATTGATGCGCCTATTATTGATAACTTACGTGCAGTTGCGAAAGCGAAAAATAAAGATATTGAAGATGTTGTAGCGACAGTTTTAAATCGCCCACGTCATCAAGAAATTATCGAAGAAATTCGTAAAGCTGGTGCTCGCATTAAATTAATTAATGATGGAGATGTAGCTGGAGCAATTAATACAGCATTTGATCGAACAGGTGTAGATATTTTATTTGGATCTGGTGGAGCACCTGAAGGTGTATTGGCAGCAGTTGCTTTAAAATGTTTAGGTGGAGAAATTCACGGAAAACTATTGCCACAAAACGACACTGAATTAGCACGTTGTAAAAAAATGGGCATAGAAGACATTAATCGTATCCTTCGTATGGAGGACTTAGTAAAAGGCGACGATGCAATCTTTGCAGCAACAGGCGTAACAGATGGAGAACTATTACGCGGTGTTCAATTTAAAGGTAGCGTAGGAACAACGCAATCTCTTGTTATGCGTGCAAAATCAGGTACAGTTCGCTTTGTAGATGGTCGTCATAGCTTAAATAAAAAACCGAACTTGGTTATTAAGTAA
- a CDS encoding L-threonylcarbamoyladenylate synthase — MHTNMWVVDNVVERKKYYPQLQEAAKLLRENEAVAFPTETVYGLGANAMDDEAIAKIFEAKGRPSDNPLIVHIGTKSQLDGIVKEIPPVAEKLMAHFWPGPLTIILPRKEGISERVTAGLNTVGVRMPDHPVALALIEEANVPVAAPSANRSGRPSPTLASHVYEDLNGKIAGIVDGGATGVGVESTVIDCTSTVPTILRPGGITKEQLEAVIGTVSLDPALKDEKEKPKSPGMKYTHYAPKAPLSIVEGSREFIQHLVDEKKEEGFKVGVLTTEEYQHVYSADVILSCGVRSDLASVATKLYDVLRTFDASEVDVIFSESFPNEGIGNAIMNRLTKAAGHHIIIE; from the coding sequence ATGCATACAAATATGTGGGTTGTGGATAATGTTGTGGAAAGAAAAAAATATTATCCACAGTTACAAGAAGCAGCAAAATTATTAAGAGAAAATGAGGCGGTTGCTTTCCCTACGGAAACAGTATATGGGTTAGGTGCAAACGCGATGGATGATGAAGCAATCGCCAAAATTTTCGAAGCGAAAGGAAGACCGAGTGATAATCCACTCATTGTCCACATAGGTACAAAATCTCAGTTAGATGGGATTGTGAAAGAAATTCCACCAGTTGCAGAGAAGTTAATGGCGCATTTTTGGCCAGGACCATTAACAATTATTTTGCCGAGAAAAGAAGGGATTTCAGAGAGGGTGACGGCGGGACTTAATACGGTCGGGGTAAGAATGCCTGATCATCCAGTTGCACTTGCTCTTATTGAAGAGGCGAATGTACCTGTTGCGGCACCAAGTGCGAATCGTTCAGGGCGTCCAAGTCCAACACTAGCTTCTCACGTATATGAAGATTTGAATGGAAAGATCGCAGGTATTGTTGATGGTGGTGCAACTGGAGTAGGCGTTGAATCAACTGTAATTGATTGTACAAGCACGGTTCCAACAATATTGCGTCCAGGTGGGATTACGAAAGAACAATTAGAAGCAGTGATAGGTACCGTTTCTTTAGATCCAGCTTTAAAGGATGAGAAGGAAAAACCGAAATCACCTGGAATGAAATACACACATTATGCGCCGAAAGCACCACTTAGTATTGTTGAGGGCTCACGTGAGTTTATTCAGCATCTTGTAGATGAGAAAAAGGAAGAAGGATTTAAAGTAGGCGTATTAACGACGGAAGAGTATCAGCATGTATATAGCGCGGATGTTATATTATCTTGTGGTGTTCGAAGTGACTTAGCTAGCGTTGCGACTAAATTATATGATGTACTTAGAACATTTGATGCAAGTGAAGTGGATGTTATTTTTAGTGAGTCGTTCCCTAATGAAGGAATAGGGAATGCTATTATGAATCGTTTAACAAAAGCGGCAGGACATCATATTATTATTGAATGA
- a CDS encoding manganese efflux pump MntP family protein yields MTFEELIPLIIMAFALGMDAFSVSLGMGMMPLKLRQILYIGMTIGIFHIIMPFIGMVLGRFLSEKYGDIAHFAGAILLIGLGFYIVYSTILQNEETRTAPIGISLFVFAFGVSIDSFSVGLSLGIYGAQTIITILLFGFVSMLLAWIGLLIGRHAKDMLGTYGEIVGGIILVGFGLYILFPI; encoded by the coding sequence ATGACGTTTGAAGAGCTAATACCTTTAATAATTATGGCATTCGCCTTAGGGATGGATGCGTTCTCGGTGAGTCTTGGTATGGGGATGATGCCCCTAAAGTTAAGACAAATCCTGTATATTGGTATGACGATAGGGATATTTCATATTATTATGCCGTTTATAGGAATGGTACTAGGTCGTTTTTTATCAGAGAAGTATGGAGATATTGCACATTTTGCGGGTGCTATTTTATTAATCGGACTAGGGTTTTATATCGTATATTCGACCATTTTACAAAATGAAGAGACTAGAACTGCCCCTATTGGAATTAGTTTATTCGTATTTGCATTTGGCGTTAGTATAGATAGTTTCTCAGTAGGGCTTAGTCTTGGTATTTATGGGGCACAAACAATTATTACGATATTACTTTTTGGATTTGTTAGCATGTTATTAGCGTGGATTGGTTTATTAATTGGTAGACATGCGAAAGATATGCTCGGTACATATGGTGAGATAGTAGGTGGTATCATTCTGGTTGGATTTGGATTATATATCCTTTTTCCTATATAA
- a CDS encoding type B 50S ribosomal protein L31 — MKAGIHPDYKKVVFMDTNTGFKFLSGSTKGSSETVEWEDGNTYPLLKVEISSDSHPFYTGRQKFATADGRVDRFNKKYGIK, encoded by the coding sequence ATGAAAGCAGGAATTCACCCAGATTACAAGAAAGTTGTATTCATGGACACAAACACAGGCTTCAAATTCTTAAGCGGGTCTACTAAAGGCTCTAGCGAAACTGTTGAGTGGGAAGATGGTAACACTTATCCATTACTAAAAGTTGAGATCAGTTCTGATTCTCACCCATTCTACACTGGACGTCAGAAGTTTGCTACTGCAGACGGACGCGTTGATCGCTTCAATAAGAAATACGGTATCAAGTAA
- the spoIIR gene encoding stage II sporulation protein R has protein sequence MKKQVIAYLLILLIGAQLLVQFGYMKADAKGPSVIPKEAVRLRILANSDSDKDQALKRKVRDEVKAQIDGWVADLTSFEEARKVIQGHIPEIEKTVENTLKREGSKESFQVKFSKNVKFPTKVYGNFIYPAGEYEAVLITIGEGEGANWWCVLFPPMCFLDFSSGTAVRKEEHVVKAESPEEEQVKQLDEEVVNTEEKKVDKVKETKVVKQEVVKKVTASEKKVVKNETKVEEQPVSKEETKTVEKVEKPVEKKQEKQNEYVKVEEEEEKPEVKLFIVEAFTSLFSK, from the coding sequence ATGAAAAAACAAGTTATTGCTTATCTTCTTATATTATTAATTGGTGCACAGTTACTTGTGCAGTTTGGATATATGAAAGCTGATGCAAAAGGGCCTTCAGTTATTCCGAAAGAGGCCGTTCGATTGCGAATTTTAGCAAATAGTGATTCAGATAAAGACCAGGCATTAAAGCGTAAAGTGCGTGATGAAGTAAAAGCACAAATTGATGGATGGGTAGCGGATTTAACTTCATTTGAAGAGGCACGCAAAGTAATTCAAGGTCATATTCCAGAAATCGAGAAAACGGTGGAAAATACGTTAAAAAGAGAAGGAAGTAAAGAATCATTTCAAGTGAAATTTAGTAAGAATGTAAAGTTTCCTACAAAGGTATATGGGAATTTTATTTATCCAGCAGGAGAATATGAAGCAGTATTGATCACAATTGGAGAAGGTGAAGGGGCGAACTGGTGGTGTGTATTATTTCCACCAATGTGTTTCTTAGATTTTTCGAGTGGGACAGCTGTAAGAAAAGAAGAGCATGTTGTGAAGGCGGAATCTCCTGAAGAGGAGCAGGTGAAACAACTAGATGAGGAAGTAGTAAATACAGAAGAGAAGAAAGTGGATAAGGTAAAAGAAACGAAAGTTGTAAAACAGGAAGTAGTAAAAAAAGTAACAGCTTCTGAAAAGAAAGTAGTAAAAAATGAAACAAAAGTTGAAGAGCAGCCTGTAAGTAAAGAAGAAACAAAAACTGTGGAAAAAGTGGAGAAACCTGTGGAGAAAAAACAAGAAAAGCAAAATGAGTATGTAAAAGTAGAAGAGGAAGAAGAAAAGCCAGAAGTTAAATTGTTTATTGTAGAAGCTTTTACATCTTTATTCTCTAAATAG
- a CDS encoding DUF3935 domain-containing protein, with amino-acid sequence MTRLKQVFGIIISFFVFWFSMLGVQMFAEFLDIESLKFVAGKTEAARAFYSPYPFLIVFLITLLSLYFFVIKLGKPKKEKLPTLEEKKEELQ; translated from the coding sequence ATGACGAGATTGAAGCAAGTTTTTGGTATTATTATTAGTTTTTTTGTTTTTTGGTTTAGTATGCTCGGTGTACAAATGTTTGCTGAGTTTTTAGATATTGAGTCATTGAAATTTGTTGCGGGAAAGACTGAGGCGGCGCGTGCCTTTTACTCTCCGTACCCGTTTTTAATTGTTTTTCTTATTACACTGCTTTCCTTATACTTCTTCGTAATTAAGCTAGGGAAACCGAAAAAAGAAAAACTGCCTACTTTAGAGGAAAAGAAGGAAGAATTACAATGA
- the prmC gene encoding peptide chain release factor N(5)-glutamine methyltransferase — MRVYEALKWASSFLQENGRDENAGEIVLCHVLKMNRTGLLMNMREEINEEQEASFTEFIHKHVEGIPIQYMIGYEMFYGRSFFVNEEVLIPRPETEELIVGVLERIERHFGDKELHVADIGTGSGAISITLALENKNLHVYTVDIAQESIEVAKENAKALGAEVTFYHGDLLSPFDKTGQKLDVVVSNPPYIPEEDWRGLSPVVKEHEPKRALVGGEDGLDFYRRFMEELPNVLQEKAIVAFEIGVGQGEDVKRLLQQAFPHAHVEVVFDINGKDRMVFAEME; from the coding sequence ATGCGTGTCTATGAAGCCCTGAAATGGGCTTCTTCTTTTTTACAGGAAAATGGACGAGATGAAAATGCGGGAGAAATTGTCCTTTGTCATGTATTAAAGATGAACAGAACAGGATTACTTATGAATATGCGTGAAGAAATAAATGAGGAACAAGAGGCAAGCTTTACGGAGTTTATCCACAAGCATGTAGAAGGTATTCCTATTCAATATATGATTGGTTATGAAATGTTTTATGGCCGGTCGTTCTTTGTGAATGAAGAAGTATTAATACCAAGACCGGAAACAGAAGAGCTTATAGTAGGAGTATTAGAAAGAATTGAGCGCCATTTTGGCGACAAGGAACTACATGTAGCAGATATAGGAACAGGTAGTGGAGCGATTTCTATTACGCTTGCTTTAGAAAATAAAAATCTCCACGTGTATACAGTAGATATTGCACAAGAGTCGATTGAAGTTGCAAAAGAAAATGCAAAAGCTTTAGGTGCAGAAGTAACGTTCTATCACGGTGATTTATTGTCACCATTTGATAAAACGGGTCAAAAGCTAGATGTTGTTGTTTCAAATCCTCCATATATACCGGAAGAGGATTGGCGTGGTCTTTCTCCTGTTGTGAAAGAGCATGAGCCGAAGAGAGCGCTTGTTGGTGGAGAAGACGGATTAGATTTTTATCGCCGTTTTATGGAAGAATTGCCGAATGTGTTGCAGGAGAAAGCAATTGTAGCGTTTGAAATTGGAGTAGGACAAGGTGAGGATGTAAAAAGATTGTTACAACAAGCTTTTCCACATGCCCATGTTGAGGTTGTTTTTGATATTAACGGAAAAGACCGTATGGTATTTGCAGAGATGGAGTAA
- a CDS encoding thymidine kinase, translated as MYLINQNGWIEVICGSMFSGKSEELIRRVRRTQFAKQHAIVFKPCIDNRYSEEDVVSHNGLKVKAVPVSASKDIFEHITEDMDVIAIDEVQFFDGDIVEVVQVLANRGYRVIVAGLDQDFRGLPFGQVPQLMAIAEHVTKLQAVCSACGSPASRTQRLIDGEPAAFDDPIILVGASESYEPRCRHCHAVPTNKDK; from the coding sequence ATGTACTTAATAAATCAAAATGGCTGGATTGAAGTGATTTGCGGTAGTATGTTTTCTGGTAAATCAGAAGAATTAATCCGCCGTGTGCGCCGTACGCAATTTGCGAAACAACATGCAATTGTATTTAAACCATGTATTGATAATCGCTATAGTGAAGAAGACGTTGTATCACATAACGGATTAAAGGTGAAAGCAGTTCCTGTTTCAGCTTCAAAAGATATATTTGAACATATCACTGAAGATATGGATGTAATTGCAATCGATGAGGTGCAATTCTTTGATGGGGACATTGTGGAAGTGGTGCAAGTATTGGCAAATCGTGGCTATCGTGTCATTGTAGCTGGTTTAGACCAAGATTTCCGTGGTCTACCATTTGGACAAGTTCCTCAGCTGATGGCGATTGCTGAACATGTAACAAAGCTACAAGCAGTATGTTCTGCATGTGGATCTCCGGCAAGTCGTACACAACGATTAATTGATGGAGAACCAGCGGCATTTGATGATCCGATTATTTTAGTTGGGGCTTCAGAATCGTATGAACCGCGCTGTCGTCATTGTCATGCAGTTCCTACAAACAAAGATAAGTAA
- the rho gene encoding transcription termination factor Rho, with the protein MNLSIAALENMKLKELYELAKEFKISYYSKLTKKELIFSILKARAEKEGFFFMEGVLEIIQSEGFGFLRPINYSPSSEDIYISASQIRRFDLRNGDKVSGKVRPPKENERYFGLLQVEAVNGDDPDSAKERVHFPALTPLYPDRQMKLETEPKKLPTRIMDLIAPVGFGQRGLIVAPPKAGKTSLLKEIAHSVTTNHPEAELIVLLIDERPEEVTDIERSVKGDVVSSTFDEVPENHIKVAELVLERAMRLVEHKKDVIILMDSITRLARAYNLVIPPSGRTLSGGIDPAAFHRPKRFFGAARNIEEGGSLTILATALVDTGSRMDDVIYEEFKGTGNMELHLDRSLAERRIFPAIDIRRSGTRKEDLLIPKEHLDKLWGIRKTMRDTPDFVESFLRKLRQTKTNEEFLQNIVADSKRYVTTK; encoded by the coding sequence ATGAATTTGTCAATTGCAGCATTAGAAAACATGAAATTAAAAGAGTTATACGAGCTTGCGAAAGAATTTAAGATTTCGTATTATAGCAAGTTAACGAAAAAAGAGTTAATCTTTTCTATTTTAAAAGCTCGAGCAGAAAAAGAAGGTTTCTTTTTCATGGAAGGCGTATTAGAAATTATTCAATCAGAAGGATTTGGATTCCTACGTCCTATCAACTATTCTCCAAGCTCAGAAGATATTTATATCTCAGCTTCGCAAATTCGTCGTTTCGATTTACGTAATGGAGACAAAGTTTCTGGTAAAGTACGACCTCCGAAAGAAAATGAACGCTATTTTGGGTTATTACAAGTTGAAGCTGTAAACGGAGATGATCCAGATTCAGCAAAAGAGCGTGTGCATTTCCCTGCATTAACACCATTATACCCAGATCGCCAAATGAAATTGGAAACGGAACCGAAAAAGTTACCGACACGTATCATGGATTTAATCGCACCAGTTGGATTTGGACAACGTGGTTTAATTGTTGCGCCTCCAAAGGCTGGTAAAACAAGTCTATTAAAAGAAATTGCACACAGTGTTACAACAAATCATCCAGAAGCAGAATTAATTGTGCTTTTAATTGATGAGCGTCCAGAGGAAGTAACAGACATTGAACGTTCTGTTAAGGGCGACGTTGTAAGTTCTACTTTTGATGAAGTACCAGAAAATCATATTAAAGTAGCTGAACTTGTGTTAGAACGTGCAATGCGTCTTGTAGAGCACAAAAAAGACGTTATCATTTTAATGGATAGTATTACCCGTTTAGCGCGAGCTTACAACCTTGTTATTCCGCCAAGTGGTAGAACATTATCGGGTGGTATCGACCCAGCGGCTTTCCATAGACCGAAGCGTTTCTTTGGAGCTGCACGTAATATTGAAGAGGGCGGTAGCTTAACGATTTTAGCAACAGCCCTTGTTGATACAGGATCTCGTATGGACGATGTTATTTACGAGGAATTTAAAGGAACTGGAAATATGGAACTTCACTTAGATCGTTCGTTAGCTGAACGTCGTATCTTCCCAGCGATTGATATTCGTCGTTCTGGTACACGTAAAGAAGATCTATTAATTCCAAAAGAGCATTTAGACAAGTTATGGGGTATTCGTAAAACAATGCGTGATACACCAGACTTTGTTGAAAGTTTCTTACGTAAGCTTCGCCAAACGAAGACAAACGAAGAATTTTTACAAAACATTGTTGCAGACTCGAAAAGATATGTAACAACTAAGTAA
- the prfA gene encoding peptide chain release factor 1: protein MLDRLQAVENRYEKLNELLSDPEVISDTNKLREYSKEQSDIQETVEVYREYKDVREQLKDAKAMLEEKLDAEMRDMVKEEVSELESQEKTLSERLKILLVPKDPNDDKNVIVEVRGAAGGDEAALFAGDLYRMYSRYAEVQGWKTEIIEASYTELGGYKEIIFMINGKGAFAKLKFENGAHRVQRVPETESGGRIHTSTATVAVLPEAEEVEIDIHEKDVRVDTFASSGPGGQSVNTTMSAVRLTHLPTGVVVSCQDEKSQIKNKEKAMKVLRARVYDKFRQEAQAEYDQNRKQAVGTGDRSERIRTYNFPQNRVTDHRIGLTIQKLDQILQGKLDDFINALVMEDQAQRMEAAE from the coding sequence GTGTTAGATCGTTTGCAAGCTGTAGAAAATCGTTATGAGAAGTTAAATGAATTGTTAAGTGACCCAGAGGTTATTAGCGATACAAATAAACTTCGTGAATATTCAAAGGAACAGTCTGATATACAGGAAACGGTAGAGGTGTATCGTGAGTATAAGGATGTTCGTGAGCAATTAAAAGATGCGAAAGCAATGTTAGAAGAGAAGTTAGACGCAGAAATGCGTGACATGGTAAAAGAAGAGGTTTCTGAGTTAGAATCACAAGAAAAAACGTTATCAGAACGTCTGAAAATTTTACTAGTTCCAAAGGACCCTAATGATGATAAGAACGTTATCGTTGAGGTTCGTGGGGCTGCTGGTGGCGACGAGGCCGCTTTATTTGCTGGTGACTTATACCGCATGTATAGCCGTTACGCTGAGGTGCAGGGCTGGAAAACGGAGATTATTGAGGCTAGTTATACAGAGTTAGGTGGATATAAAGAGATTATCTTTATGATTAACGGTAAAGGTGCTTTCGCGAAGCTGAAATTCGAGAATGGTGCTCACCGTGTACAACGTGTTCCTGAAACGGAATCTGGTGGACGTATTCATACATCTACAGCAACTGTAGCTGTATTACCAGAGGCAGAAGAAGTAGAAATCGACATTCACGAGAAAGATGTTCGTGTTGATACATTTGCTTCTAGTGGTCCTGGTGGACAAAGTGTTAATACAACGATGTCAGCGGTACGTTTAACGCATTTACCGACTGGTGTAGTTGTATCTTGTCAGGATGAGAAATCACAAATTAAGAATAAAGAAAAAGCGATGAAAGTATTACGCGCACGTGTTTATGATAAGTTTAGACAAGAAGCACAAGCTGAATATGATCAAAACCGTAAACAAGCTGTTGGTACGGGTGATCGTTCAGAGCGTATTCGTACGTATAACTTCCCGCAAAACCGTGTTACAGACCATCGAATCGGTTTAACGATTCAAAAGCTAGATCAAATCTTACAAGGTAAGTTAGATGATTTCATCAATGCCTTAGTGATGGAAGATCAGGCTCAAAGGATGGAGGCAGCTGAGTAA